A window from Tindallia magadiensis encodes these proteins:
- the cbiQ gene encoding cobalt ECF transporter T component CbiQ: MSDHHSTSQYVDKKKDGWKTSLWNPRTKLISGLIYVFGVISLSEVTFLGVAFIFAILYAGWGGLSLGQLMKKLAVLIPFLGLMSLPLVFGAGIPPTPDRIEFAALIVLKALTAMTFTLFVFINQPVEEMLEALEHLKMPRIITTTIYLAYRYGFLFVQDMQTTLKALKSRLFQAQLSRYSLKIYGELFGGLFIKSINRSETVYRAMASRCFQGEMPIGKPRKITGKDWIRAGIPVLFMITLIMLDQGVLG; this comes from the coding sequence ATGAGCGATCATCACTCTACGTCTCAGTATGTTGATAAAAAAAAGGATGGATGGAAAACATCTCTTTGGAATCCACGGACAAAATTGATTTCAGGCCTTATCTATGTTTTTGGGGTTATTAGTTTGTCGGAAGTGACATTTTTAGGCGTGGCTTTTATCTTTGCCATCCTTTATGCCGGATGGGGAGGCTTATCTTTGGGACAACTCATGAAGAAGCTGGCCGTATTGATTCCTTTTCTTGGATTGATGAGCCTGCCACTGGTTTTTGGAGCAGGAATCCCACCAACTCCAGATCGGATAGAGTTTGCCGCATTGATTGTCTTGAAAGCCCTGACAGCGATGACCTTCACCTTATTTGTTTTTATCAATCAGCCTGTGGAAGAAATGCTGGAAGCGTTGGAACATTTGAAAATGCCCAGAATCATTACCACGACCATTTATCTTGCTTACCGATATGGGTTTCTCTTTGTTCAGGACATGCAAACCACATTAAAAGCACTGAAATCTAGGTTATTTCAGGCACAGCTTAGTCGATATTCCTTAAAGATTTACGGCGAACTGTTTGGCGGATTGTTTATCAAATCCATCAATCGATCCGAAACGGTTTATCGGGCCATGGCCTCTCGCTGTTTTCAAGGAGAAATGCCGATTGGAAAACCGAGAAAAATCACAGGGAAGGACTGGATCAGAGCAGGAATTCCCGTTCTATTTATGATAACGCTTATTATGTTGGATCAGGGGGTGCTAGGATGA
- a CDS encoding energy-coupling factor ABC transporter ATP-binding protein encodes MIAIETIGLSYIYPDATPAFEKVNLQIKAGKKTAILGINGSGKTTLIYHLNGIIPAQQGEVKIHGLPVEKAHLQEIRKKIGILFDNPDDQLFSTTIFNDIAFGPRNLKLTPAEVQQRVEKALERVGISCLAERPPYSLSLGQKKRAAIAGLLAMEPPIFAFDEPFSGLDPEAASHFREILDQLVGEGATLVYSTHDVDMAYEWADEVVIMKKGKVLACGEYDLLRDESIVQAASLPIPALAKLFRDTHHKPRSVEEAHKLINHIFDCKPSNG; translated from the coding sequence ATGATTGCTATCGAAACCATTGGATTAAGCTATATATATCCGGATGCAACACCAGCCTTTGAAAAGGTTAACCTCCAAATCAAAGCAGGCAAAAAAACCGCTATTCTGGGCATTAATGGCAGCGGAAAAACAACCCTTATTTATCACTTAAATGGTATTATTCCTGCCCAGCAGGGAGAAGTAAAAATTCATGGGTTACCAGTAGAAAAAGCTCATTTACAGGAAATACGAAAGAAAATAGGGATTCTTTTTGATAATCCGGACGATCAACTTTTTTCAACAACCATCTTTAACGACATTGCTTTTGGTCCAAGAAATCTAAAACTAACACCAGCCGAGGTTCAGCAGCGGGTAGAAAAAGCGTTGGAAAGAGTAGGAATATCCTGTTTAGCGGAACGACCGCCCTACAGTTTAAGCTTAGGACAAAAAAAGCGGGCAGCCATTGCAGGACTGTTGGCGATGGAGCCGCCTATTTTTGCCTTCGACGAACCTTTTTCCGGATTGGATCCAGAAGCAGCCTCTCATTTTCGAGAAATACTGGATCAGCTGGTAGGAGAAGGGGCTACTTTGGTATATAGCACTCATGATGTGGACATGGCTTACGAATGGGCCGATGAAGTAGTGATCATGAAAAAAGGAAAAGTACTGGCTTGTGGTGAATACGATTTACTTCGTGACGAAAGCATTGTACAAGCGGCATCATTACCTATTCCTGCCTTGGCAAAGCTTTTTCGAGATACTCATCATAAACCCCGTTCTGTGGAAGAAGCTCATAAGTTGATCAATCATATTTTTGATTGCAAGCCATCTAATGGCTGA
- the cysK gene encoding cysteine synthase A: MIASNITELIGKTPVVRLNRMTDKEGASVYLKLESMNPGGSVKDRAALNMILDAEEKGLLRPGTTIVEPTSGNTGIGLAMVAAAKGYKTIIIMPDSASEERIKLLKAYGAQVVLTPADQLMQGSINKANELMAAIPNAFMPDQFQNMANPEVHKKTTAMEIMGQMDGRLDIFVATAGTGGTISGVGEVLKDYLPDLKIYVVESKCSPVIAGGEPAPHKIVGTGPGFIPKTLNQNIYNEIMHVTDKEAIEASRALARKEGILCGVSTGAAVHIAFRMAQSLDKNKRVLAMAPDTGERYMSMGFFDEQT; this comes from the coding sequence ATGATTGCATCTAATATTACCGAACTGATTGGAAAAACCCCAGTGGTTCGGTTGAACCGGATGACTGATAAAGAAGGAGCTTCGGTGTATCTAAAACTGGAATCCATGAATCCGGGTGGATCTGTGAAAGACAGAGCGGCCCTTAACATGATACTGGATGCGGAGGAAAAAGGACTGCTGCGGCCAGGAACGACCATCGTTGAACCCACCTCCGGAAATACCGGTATTGGGTTGGCGATGGTGGCAGCGGCCAAAGGATACAAAACGATTATCATTATGCCAGATTCTGCCAGTGAAGAACGGATTAAACTGCTGAAGGCCTATGGAGCTCAGGTAGTACTCACTCCAGCGGATCAATTGATGCAGGGAAGCATTAATAAGGCCAATGAACTGATGGCTGCTATTCCCAATGCGTTTATGCCTGATCAGTTCCAGAATATGGCAAACCCTGAAGTGCATAAAAAAACCACTGCAATGGAAATAATGGGACAAATGGATGGCAGACTGGATATATTTGTTGCTACTGCCGGCACTGGAGGCACCATCAGTGGCGTTGGAGAAGTGTTGAAAGATTACTTGCCTGACTTGAAAATTTATGTGGTGGAATCTAAATGCTCACCTGTGATTGCCGGGGGGGAACCAGCCCCCCACAAAATTGTGGGAACTGGTCCCGGCTTTATTCCAAAAACATTGAACCAGAACATTTACAATGAAATTATGCATGTGACTGACAAGGAAGCCATCGAAGCTTCACGAGCACTTGCCCGGAAAGAAGGTATTCTCTGCGGAGTTTCCACAGGTGCTGCCGTGCACATAGCCTTTCGGATGGCTCAGAGCCTTGATAAGAACAAACGAGTGTTGGCTATGGCACCAGACACGGGAGAAAGGTACATGAGCATGGGATTTTTTGACGAACAAACATAG